In Micrococcus luteus NCTC 2665, a single window of DNA contains:
- a CDS encoding GNAT family N-acetyltransferase, translating to MTEHLDPALVDIWFAAWSRSRGYRTSQEAGRRAALRTPRPARMIPGGSGRATVDVPATWEHVVVNPSRAELEDLREALRDQEQILLTVFGDAGEDPKAMGLKAQTEPERFMTMDMDPELQDVEPPLLPEGYEARVDQPMEGSRRLRILAVGASTVSEGEEELAALGWVTEEDGTAVYDRIWTSPNHRRRGLGSLVMRYLTSEVMSEGEISRGLLVASPDGQKLYSHLAWTDLGPVSIWGRGLAEDNPTAEHTGTMGA from the coding sequence ATGACTGAGCATCTGGATCCGGCACTGGTCGACATCTGGTTCGCGGCCTGGTCGCGATCGCGCGGCTACCGCACGAGCCAGGAGGCGGGGCGACGCGCGGCCCTGCGCACCCCTCGCCCCGCCCGCATGATCCCCGGCGGCTCCGGCCGCGCCACGGTGGACGTGCCGGCCACGTGGGAGCACGTGGTGGTGAACCCCTCCCGTGCGGAGCTCGAGGACCTGCGCGAGGCGCTGCGGGACCAGGAGCAGATCCTGCTCACCGTGTTCGGCGACGCCGGCGAGGACCCGAAGGCCATGGGTCTGAAGGCCCAGACCGAGCCGGAGCGCTTCATGACCATGGACATGGACCCCGAGCTGCAGGACGTCGAGCCCCCGCTGCTGCCCGAGGGCTATGAGGCCCGCGTGGACCAGCCGATGGAGGGCAGCCGTCGCCTGCGCATCCTGGCCGTCGGCGCCTCGACCGTGTCCGAGGGCGAGGAGGAGCTCGCCGCCCTCGGCTGGGTCACCGAGGAGGACGGCACCGCCGTCTACGACCGGATCTGGACGTCCCCGAACCACCGTCGCCGCGGCCTCGGCTCCCTCGTGATGCGCTACCTCACCTCCGAGGTCATGAGCGAGGGTGAGATCAGCCGCGGCCTGCTCGTCGCCTCCCCGGACGGCCAGAAGCTGTACAGCCACCTGGCCTGGACCGACCTCGGCCCCGTGTCCATCTGGGGTCGCGGCCTGGCCGAGGACAACCCCACCGCCGAGCACACCGGCACCATGGGGGCGTGA